The segment GTCAACAGGGAGTGCTTACTCCACCTAGACGCCtgatccaggagtccgtgtttccCAAATCTTAATTACGTATTTTATTGGGAATAATAAAAGTGGACTCTGTTCCTAATCAAACAGAATTAGTTCGTTTGCATTCGAAGAACGTTAGTGGATTAATGAACAATTTAAACTATTACTGTAAATGAAATGcctcccccccaaaaaaaaattatatcattagataAGTAAAATACAGATGAATGTACGACAAGAAAGAGATTGTGAATTATTTTTGATTATTACACATACATAGATGGCTAGACATAAGTGTTCATTAAAGGTTGATATTGTCCTTTTCTATATTGCACAACCTTAACAATTATAGGGTCATGTTGTAGCTGGTAGACGAAATTTGTTATACATTTAACATCATATTGAGATTAAATATGAGTAGCAATGATGTGTTTGCATTGTTCAAGAACATTTTTCTATAACAGATTAAACACAACCTTAACAATTACAGATTAAACGTTACATTCAAGGGGTTTGCGTTATATCAATTTCTCCCTATTTCAGTTCacacaatataaatacatgtatgctgaTATTTGCTGATACTTTCTTTCTTTATAAAGCATATATTCTacaaacatcaaaacaaatatagaaCGGGACATTTTGATAAGCTGACAAAGTTTGCAACAACATTGTCTtcgtttgtaaggctcattattacaactgtattttaaacgaacttggcattaattccacttttggtaatatacaattatggactgtttagcaggaagacatcacaaattatcaggtcttgGCATCGGCGCCCtcgggtgataaccctactcagacctgataatttgtgacgtctccctgctaaacagtccataatagttttattatcctgaagaaAATGAACGTTTAAAAAAACTATCacacatttattgacttgtaccatacttcttttttttattatctaaAACGTCAACAAATTCGTAAAACTTTCTCTGCAGACAATTCTTAtaacttttcaatagttttcgagTGGTGAAaccaatgttaccctcaactacatgcactattttgttttacacttaATGTGATTGTTAAACATTTATTAGATGTAAACCAAAACACTGGGGTTAGAGAGAGTTAAACGAGAGAAAgctttcaattgtgacgtcacagtagaatgacgcaaaaacataacgtcatacgtaaacatttcgtaacgtatttcaaaacaaaaacgtaaacatcaagtgaaatgcaaaattgcaaTTGAATgggaatatttttcttctcaattGTTAATTTTAACCTTCACTGTTAACAACGAAGTTATTGATTAACGATCGCTTTCTCCCTTGTGTCATTAAAATTTATCTTGtaaagggagacaacacagttgtcaccCTGCGCGTGAAGGAGACATCACGAATTGTCTCCCTCCACGTGACCAGCcctcaaccaatgaaattgactgtattattctgaaggataataatcgcacttatactccaactgccctttgaaaagatgaaattattcaaaaccatgcttcagttttagacacatttaatatcccagtcaatgggtcgaatgaatatgagttaccgtacctatactggattcctaaactacataaaaactcttacaaacaaagataaattgctagatccagtaagtgctctaccaagtccctatctttgctcctcacgaaaatattaacagctgtgaaggaggaACAtaaaacttactgtgcgactacatatgccagaaatggtgttaatcaaatgtggattataAAAAAATCTGAAGAACTTTCCGTAAACTttaaatcgcaaaacttttcccaaatcaataacatcaaaacttatgacttttcaatactatacacgaccattcctcacgataaattaaagactagactttttgacatcatagacagttgctttttcaacaaaaatggaaaaagaaaatattcatatctagtgatcagtcattcaaaaacttacttttttaaacaccactctgattccacgcacaagtagtCTGGACTgatgtttaaataaaaactgctatattgtatTTGGAAGCATTCAAATGGTTTGCACCAAGATGCGATTAAGTCTTTTCACCTGCAAATCGCCCAAGCACAGTGTTGATATTGTCAACAAATGAGCCAGTATTACGAAATACACAAAAATCACAAACTGTACAAACTCACTTTACAGCTAATGCACGAACATCGCTTATTTTAAATAACATTGACACAAAAAATTGGCAAAACGGCTCTCGAAACACAAATGAGGATAATATATCCCAATAGTGCAAGATTCAAATCGCCATCACCCGCGCACGGTTTATCAGGGTGGAATTTTCCAAGTGACAATATCGATTTTATTATTCAGCCCGTGGGCTGACTAATAATGATACGGAAAACTTCTAGGGCGCTTGCGTGGAATTGGATTTCAGGGGGAAAGTGACACAGAAAGCCGATCATTCTTTAGAAAAAGAGTCTGTAATAACAAGCAAAGCTCACGTCGCAAACGCGAAGAGATCGCTACAATGATTACACAtttgagtcacgtggtttgttctgcatcagctgaaaaatgatgggtaTTACCCGTATATAATGCTTCTGGAACAATGTCACCGTAACTGCGGTATGCTTCATAGACAACCCCGTAGacgaaataaataaatagtttggaaagtaccacaaacgtggtttttttttttaaattctagacaagttttttttataccttCAGACGTTTTGTTGTTGAATAGtttgaaagaaaagaagaaaaacatcgcagctaatatgacgtcacaatgcagtTTACATCGACCGCGTTAAATAAACACGTCTCAACGGATATGTGCCCTGTTCAAAACCTTCGAAGAGATTGGTTACTGATTCTTGGGATTAGGATGTCTTTGGACAGCAACCTTCGCATAATGGTTAGAGGTCAAGAAAATCAACACGTGATTTGCCAAGcggtgtatgaaaggtgaagataacgaacagtgatcaatatcataactcctataagcaataaaaaatagatagttgggaacagacggacccctggacacaccagaggtgggataaggtacttaggaggagtaagtatcccctgtcgacaggtcacacccgtcgCGAggcctatatcctgatcaggtgatgtataaattacatgtatacacgaCGTGGACTGGACACATGGTGAGAGAAGCGCTCATTACGACAAATCGTAGATGAATATTCTTACAATGTTCAAAGAGCATTGATTTATTGAGTATCTAGAAAATTTATCAGGATTGAAAGGGATGGCCATGTATTTCGATATAAGAAGAATTTAGAAAAGTTTGTTTAATATATTATGCAAGTAAATGAAAGTGGATTTTCTGTGTTCACAGATTCGGATGAGGTTTACTAGTATATTATCTAAGCTCTACTATCATCAAGTCCCGCGGGAATGTGGGTTAGAacaggtccccagtaccccgtTCTTGTCGTGAAAGGCAACTAAAtagggtggtcctttggatgagaccgccaAAAATCGAGTTCCCGTGTaacagcagttgtggcacgataaagatccctccctgttcaaaggccgtaaacgccgagcatagtcTTAAAAGTTGCAGCCCTTcttcggcaatggtgacgtctccatatgagtgaaagattcttgagagtgacttcaaacaattaatatacaatCTATCAATCAATACATTCATCTTTCTATTTTCTCTTCCTTAATTATGTTTAACTTTTCCCCCCTCTCCCAGTACGTAAGTACTCAGTGGTGGGTATATATACTATAATTAAaggctacacacaaaatactaAGAAATTCCATAGTATATCGCAATATCTaataaaaggcgaagataacgagtaacgatcaatctcgtaactcctataagcaatacaaaacagatatttggacaaacacggatccctggatacaccagaacATCTTTATTAAATTGTATTATTTAACTTGTTTTTAGATGCTCATTAATGCaattgtatataaataattagtAACACGTTCATATCAGTACCCAAAACTTACTATAATAATACagatattgaaaactttaattaGTAAACAACAGCAAGTTAAAACTGTATGATCAACACACAGATCTACGGTCAATGCAATAGTTACACTTCATAAACACGTCTGTAATTAACACCATACTGGAATTAACACAAAGGTGAAATTAACACAGATCTACAGCCAATACAATAGTTACACTTCATAAACTCTTCTGTAATTAACACCATACTGGAATTAACACAAAGGTGAAATTAACAGAGATCTACCGTCAATACAATAGTTACACTTCATAAACTCTTCTGTAATTAACACCATACTGGAATTAACACAAAGGTGAAATTAACACAGATCTACAGCCAATACAATAGTTACACTTCATAAACTCTTCTGTAATTAACACCATACTGGAATTAACACAAAGGTGAAATTAACAGAGATCTACCGTCAATACAATAGTTACACTTCATAAACTCTTCTGTAATTAACACCATACTGGAATTAACACAAAGGTGAAATTAACACAGATCTACCGTCAATACAATAGTTACACTTCATAAACTCTTCTGTAATTAACACCATACTGGAATTAACACAAAGGTGAAATTAACACAGATCTACAGCCAATACAATAGTTACACTTCATAAACTCTTCTGTAATTAACACCATACTGGAATTAACACAAAGGTGAAATTAACAGAGATCTACAGCCAATACAATAGTTACACTTCATCAACACTTATGTAATTAACAACATACTGGAATTAACACAAAGGTGAAACTAACACAGATCTACAGTCAATACAATAGTCACACTTCATCAACACTTGTATAATTAACACCATGCTGAAATTAACACAAAGGTGAAATTAACTGTAATTAACTGTAATGATGGCTGCTTTAGAGACGCAATTAACATATTGgttagatgtgtaattaacactgtgttttaAAGATATTGGATCTTCTTGAGATAACCAGTGTCCTCAGCCACGAGGAGGTTGTCTCTGATATCCACACATAAACCTAATGGACGGCGTAATTGACAGTTCTGAATGTatcggaggaactgtccgtcctgatctaggatatGGATACAGTCATTGTACCAGTCTGCTGTCAgaatgtgactctggctgtctgaaGTGATGCCGACTGGAGTAAATGATTTCTTGGTATTAGAGTAATGACCAGTGTATcgaaatcggagttttcctgactgattgaccaccactactgctttAGCGGCAATGTCAGCCACACATATATCTAGGTTCCTGTTCTCATTAATGTATTTATAACCACCAGATGAAAAGAGAGGTTGACCCTGTTCATCGAACTGAATGGTTTGTTTCTCTTTGGCGCCAGAGTAACGCACAACTTTGGATTGTTTTCTatcatcactgatcatggtaaccaggagatctCCAGATGAGGTATTGCAGACATAGCGAGGTGTCCACCTTTGTCGTCTGAAAGGTATCCACTTCAGTAGAATGTCAGGtatccacccctgtagtgtgatcacggtctgtatctgtttattctttactaggtttacagttttattattatagtcagtataaacaagatcgcCGTCCTGTGTCACTGTTATGTCCTCTGGTGTGTCCCCTGACtcggtttgtattgatgtcagttgTGTACCCTGGAGGTTAAGAAGCTTCATGATTTTGTTATCTCCACATGTCCAGACTTTGTTTTCACTAAGACAGCTAACACTGCGTAGTCTGCATCCATATCCAGTGTCTATGGAAGCGGTGAGTCGCggttcatcaagcagtggtttaaCTGGAGGAAACGATATAGCTTCTGGTGACTTCGATGTGTAGCCTTGTTTTTCTGTTATAATGGACAACGATGACATAGAACCAAACATTTTATTGAGGTGATCTTTATCTATTTTGGAAGGAGAGAAACTTGGTGATGTAACTTGAACTTTAGGGGGCAATTGTCGGAACTCGCCATTCttagatttgtaagtagagaTTAGAGAGGCGTCCTTGGTGTTCAGTATTTTCTTCAGGTCCTCAATGATCTTTTTAAGTTCTGTAATTCTGTTTGTAATTTCATCTgtatttttatctaaaacagccctatgtttattttttatcttcTCGATGTCTGATTTTCGTTGGTCAACAATGGCGGTTATCTCTCGGTGCAAGACTTCTCCTTGTTGGTCGGTAGCTGTTATCAGTTTCCCATAATTCGTTTGCAACTCGTCTTTCTCAGTTTGGAGATCGGAAACCATTTTTTCATATCGAGGATAAATTCTGGTCTCTAGTTCCTCTAAATTAGAGCTGATATTTTCAAGAACTTCACATAAATTGTGCCCTCTATGTTTTTCTGAAgcgcaggtagaacagacaggaatgtCACATTTCTCACAGTAAAGTTCACTGTGTTTATTCGCatgtttcggacattttgggtaGCTAGGAGTAGACTTTCTTTGTAGGGAGGACATGACATTGTGTATTTTAGATAAATCAGAAATATGTTTCCCA is part of the Ostrea edulis chromosome 2, xbOstEdul1.1, whole genome shotgun sequence genome and harbors:
- the LOC125680448 gene encoding E3 ubiquitin-protein ligase TRIM36-like: MLHPRRSAQDVLQCDLCKTVPQSRCEPCNVDLCNACVGKHISDLSKIHNVMSSLQRKSTPSYPKCPKHANKHSELYCEKCDIPVCSTCASEKHRGHNLCEVLENISSNLEELETRIYPRYEKMVSDLQTEKDELQTNYGKLITATDQQGEVLHREITAIVDQRKSDIEKIKNKHRAVLDKNTDEITNRITELKKIIEDLKKILNTKDASLISTYKSKNGEFRQLPPKVQVTSPSFSPSKIDKDHLNKMFGSMSSLSIITEKQGYTSKSPEAISFPPVKPLLDEPRLTASIDTGYGCRLRSVSCLSENKVWTCGDNKIMKLLNLQGTQLTSIQTESGDTPEDITVTQDGDLVYTDYNNKTVNLVKNKQIQTVITLQGWIPDILLKWIPFRRQRWTPRYVCNTSSGDLLVTMISDDRKQSKVVRYSGAKEKQTIQFDEQGQPLFSSGGYKYINENRNLDICVADIAAKAVVVVNQSGKLRFRYTGHYSNTKKSFTPVGITSDSQSHILTADWYNDCIHILDQDGQFLRYIQNCQLRRPLGLCVDIRDNLLVAEDTGYLKKIQYL